The following nucleotide sequence is from Nitrospirota bacterium.
GGCCCCGGTTCACGCCCCACGTGGCCGCCAGCCGGTCCGTCGCCCAACCGCCCAGCGGGCAGAAGAGCGTGATCGCCGCGAAAGGAGCTGCGGCGAACCAGGCGCCTCGGAGCACCCCGAACCCGCGGACGTTGACCAGGTAGAGGTAGAACCAGGACAGGTAGACGTAGGCCACGTACCCCAGACAGGTGTAACTCAGCACCAGCCACCAGACCGTCGGGGTTCGCGCGAACGTCCTCCACGGCACGGCCTGTCCAGGCCGGTCCTGAGCCGGACCCGCCTCGATCAGCGCCGCCTCGGCTCGATTGACGCGGGGATGATCCCCGGGCCGATCCCTGGCGTAGAAGAACCACAGAGCCGCCACCAGCGCGCCGACGCCTCCGGCGAGATAAAACGCCATCCGCCATCCGAAGTTCACCATGATCCAGGCCGTGAGCGGCGGAGTCAGGGCCGAGCCGACACCCAGCCCGCCGATGGCGATCCCGATCCCCAGCCCCCGCTCGCCCGGCGCCAGCCAGTTGGCCACGGCCCGGTTGAAGTTGGGGAGCGCCGCCGCCTCGCCAGCGCCCATGAGGAACCGGACCAGCACCAGTGCTCCAAGCCCCCCCACCAGCCCGGCGATCGGCAGCGTGGCCGCCACGGCGGTGAGCGCGGTGAACAGGGACCACCAGAGCATCGCGAGCGTCAAGACAAGCCGCGGGCCCCATCGGTCCCCGAGCCATCCCCCCGGAATCTGGAAGAGGGCATAGCCCAACACGAAGGCCGAAAACGCCTGGCCCATCTCCAGCTCGGTCAAGCCCAAGGCCGGCATCATCTGCCTGGCCGTCACGGAGATGTTCACCCGGTCGACGTAGGTGACGACGCTGATGGCCAGCAGGAGGGCCAGGATCGTCCAGCGGGTATGAGACGGTCGAAGAGCATCCATTGAGGCGGACGGATTATAGCCGTTCAGCGAGGGGGGAGCCAGCGTTCTGGATTTCACCGGAGCGATTCGCTAAGATACGACGCATCAGTCGAAGTTTTCCGCAAGTCCACCGGCGGCGATTCACGGTGACCTGGTTCGGAGGAGGGGTGACGGTCCGCTTCAGACCTGTCCTGCTCGGGTTCCTCGCCGCTCTGCTCGCCGCAGCCGCCGTCGTTGCCCTGTTCTTCTACAACCCCGACTCCTTGAAGGACCTGCTGCTCCCGCAGGTCGAAGCCCAGATCGGCCGGAAGATCGAGGTCGGCGAGGCCCGGTTCGCCATCTTCCCTCGAATCCACCTGGACCTGTCGGACGTCGTCGTTCGGGACGTCGACCCTTCCCGTCCATTCTTCAAAGCCAAGCGCCTGGATCTGGTCCTGCGCTCCACGCCGCTGATGCGCCTGCGAGTGGTCGTCAAGCGCTTGCTCATCGACCAGCCGGAAATCACCCTGCGCCGGGACGAGACCGGCCGCTGGAATTTCATGGCGCCCCCGACTTCGGGCCCGGGAGGAGCCCAGCCGGCCACTTCGCCGTTCGGACTCGCCATGGCGGTCCAGGAAACCTCCATCACCAACGGGGCCCTCACCCTCCACGACGAGTTCCGCCCCGACGGGATACGGTCGCTCCACCTGCGCACGATCGACGTCCACATGACCACCGGGTCACGCGAGGCGCTGGCCCAGGTTCGCTTCTCCGGGACGCTGCCGTCGGAGCACGGCACTTCTTCCCTGTCCCTCAGCGGCAAACTCCGCCAAGCCAAGACGCCGATGAGGATCGAGCAGGCAGATGGGCCGCCGGCCTCTCCGTCCGTCCAGTTCGAGGGGGCCGTCGAGGCGCTGAACCTGGACATCCGCCAGATGGCGGACCTCTTCGGCCCCAGACCGGTGCCGGCCCAACTGCACGGTGCCGCCAACCTCCGCGGTTCTCTCACGGTGACGCCGGGCGTAGCCGGATACGACCTCGTGCTGTCGGAGATGAGAGCCGAACTGGCCCATTTGGCCATCGCCGGACAGGGGGGCATCTCCGGACTCATGACGCAGCACCCGACCTTCTCGGCGACCGTCGCCTCCTCGCCGGTGGACCTCGACCGGCTGTTCGAGTGGTTCCCGGCTCAATGGCTCGGTCCGAAGCTGCCGGAGATCCTCGAGCGGCAGCGGATCGGAGGGATCGTCCAGATCGTCCAGGCCACGGTGACCGGCACCTCCGTGCCGGATCCGCAGATCTCGATGAGCGGGGAATTCCGCGTGCAGGAAGGTCGGGCCAGGATCGGCAAGGACGCCGCACCGGTGCAACATCTCAACGCCACCGTGCTGGTCGAGCCGGGGCGGGTTCGGATCGCCGACATCACCGGAGAATACGACCGCATCGCCGTCCGGCGCGGCAGCGCGACCGTCACGCTTGCGGATGCGGCTCCCTGGCTCGAATTGGCCATCGGGGGCGACATGGCCGCGGCCGACCTGATCCCGACCCTGACCGGGTCGGTCGGCTCAAGCGGACTCGGGAAGACCCTGGCCGGGCTGCGGGACATTCAGGGCAGGACCGAGATCGCGTTCCAACTGGCCGGCCCCTTGAGCGAGGAGGGCGAACTGGCGTTCACCGGCGGCGAGTTCGCACCCCAGCACGTGTCGTTCCGAAGCGCCGACCTGCCGGAGCCGGTGACCGGACTCACCGGCCGCATCCGCTATTCCCCCAAACGCGTGGAGTTCGACGACGTGAAGGCCCGCATCGGAAAGGGGCAGGTGGAGGTCCGCGGGGCCATCGCGCTGCAGGGCGCGGCGACGTTCCAGAGCTTCACGGTGCAGGCGAAGGCGGAACCGGCTCTGATCGTCCGCCTGTTCCCCGCCGCTTCCAAGGCCCTGTCGTCCCTGCACGGGACCATCGTCGGCAGCGCCATCCTGTCCGGCCCCACGGCGGCCCCGTCGTTCAAGGGCGCCATAGACCTCAAAGAAGCAAGCTGGAATCTTCCCGGTACGGTGCAAAAACCGGCCGGCACACCGGCCTCGATCGAGTTCGAAGCGGCCCTGTCCCGCAAGCGGGAGCTGGCGGTCAACCGGCTGGACTTCCTGTTCCCTCCCGTCCGGTTGACCAGCAACGGCAAGATCCGGCTCGGGAGCAAGTTCGCGATCAATGCGGCCTTTCTCTCCGGCCCGATCGCCGTGGACGCGCTGCCGGCGGGCTTGTCCCTTGGAGGACTGGAAGCGGGAATCCTGGAAGTGGCCCTGGACGTCAAGGGCAGGGGCACGAACTGGAAAAACTGGCAATACCACGGATGGGTGGCGGTGACGAACGGCCGGATCGCCGCCAAGGGACTCGACGCGCCCCTGTCCAACCTCTACCTGCGCCTCAAGCTGCTCCGCAACGGGGCGGACGTCAAGATGCTGTCGTTCACGATGAAGGACAGCGACGTGCGCCTGTCCGGCACGATTCGCGATTGGAACAAGGTGCCGACTTATGCGCTTCAACTGAACTCGTCCCAGTTCGATCTCGATCTCCTGATTCCGAAAGGAGAGCGGTCGCCGGTCCGGGACGCTCTGGAGGAGCTTGCGGCCACCAGCCGGCTGGCTGCGGACATCTCGATTGAGCGCGGCCTGTACCGGACGCTGGCCCTCACGAACCTGTCCTGGCGGCTCGCGATTCAGGAGGGCACCCTCGACGTCGACCGGATCAGCGGCCAGTCCGAGGGCAGCCAAATCAGCGGCCGCCTGCTCGTGCACCTGCCGAAGCGGCGGCCCGCCGAGGCATCGGTCTGGCTCAAGACGACGGACCTGCCCTATGCGAAGGTTCTGGAACTCCTCGGCGACCAGGACCGTCAGGTCAGTGGAACCTTGACGCTGGCCGCCCAGGTCACCGGCTCCGGCAAGGACCCCAAGGGTCCCGCCCACAGCCTGAACGGAAAAATCGACCTGTCCCTCCGGCAGGGTCGCATCCTGCGCGGAACCGTGATCCCGAAGATCATCAAGATCCTCAACCTGCCCGCGCTCCTTCAGGGGAAGGTGGATCTGACAAATGACGGCCTTTCGTTCGAGGCCGTCACCGGCACCCTGACCATCCAGAACGGGCAGTTCGCGACCCAGAACCTTGTGATGGACAGCCCGGTCGTCAAGATGAGCGCGGCTGGAAACTACGACCTGCCGACCGACCGCCTGGACGGCGTCGTCGTCGTCAGTCCCCTCGGCTCCTATTCCAACCTCGTCGAGAGCATCCCGCTCTTCGGGAAGCTGTTCGCCGGCGAGCGCAGGGGAATCCTCACCGCCCTGTTCGAAGTGAAGGGCCCGCTCAAGGACCCGGAGGTCAAGTACCTCCCTCTGCAATCCTTGACGACCGGGCTGACCGGCGTGGCCCACCTGGCCTTCGACGTGCTCAAGAACACGTTGCTCCTGCCCAAGAATCTGCTCGCGCCGGACGAAGAAGGGGCGGCCGCGCCCCAGGCCGGGCCCAAGGACGGGGACCAGGCGAGCCCGCCGACCAACCAGTGATCCGGCCGCCTTGACCCCCGCGGCATCGCGTGATAGCATCGGTTCGCCTACGGGTTTCTCTTCATTCTTTCCCGAAACCAGCCGTTGAATCCAGGGGCTCCGTCATGACCGTGGAACGAGCGACGCTCATGATCGCGGCCAGCGAGGCCGATTCCAACCTCTACTACGCGACCAAGTTCGTGGCCCCCGACCCTTTCATTTTCCTGGAGATCAAAGGGGAGCGGCTCCTGGTCATGAGCGATCTGGAGCTGGACCGGGCGCGCAGCCAGGCCTCCGTGGACCGGGTCCTCTCTTACACCGAGATCGAGCGGAAGCTGCGCGCGCAAGGTGTGGCCGAGCCCACTTCCGCGGACGTCGCCCACGCCGTGTTGCAGGAGCACGGGATCGCCTGCTTGATGGTCCCGGGCAGCTTCCCGTACCTGCACGCCACGAGACTGCAGGCCCTGGGCTATCGTCTCGAAACCAAGAAGGAGCCTTTCTTCGAGCGGCGCGTCATCAAGACCGAGGAGGAAGTCCGACACATCGAAGCGGCCCAGCGGGCCACGGAGGAGGCGGTCGCCGCCGCCCACGCCGCGCTCCGGTCCGCCACGGTGCGGGACGGCTCGCTCTGGCTCGACGGGGAGCCGCTGACCTCCGAGCGCGTCAAGAAGTTGATCAACGTAAAGCTCATGGAGCGGGACTGCGTGGCCCAGCACACGATCGTCGCGGGCGGGGAGCAGGCTTGCGATCCCCACCATGAGGGGAGCGGGCCGCTGCCGGCTCACCGCAGCATCATCTTCGACGTGTTTCCCCGGTCCAGCGTCAGCCGCTACTTCGCCGACATGTCCCGGACCGTGATCCGCGGGAAGCCGTCCCCCGAGCTCGCGCGACTGTATCGGACCGTCAAGGACGCCCAGGAAGAGGCCATCGCCCAGATCCGGGACGGTGCCGACGGAGCCAGAATCCATCAGCGGATTTGCGAGCGCTTCGACGAGGCCGGTTACAAAACCGGCCTCGTGAACGGCCGCATGCAAGGCTATTTTCACGGGACCGGGCACGGGGTCGGTCTGGACATCCACGAGCCGCCTCGGATCAGTCGGACCGGCTCCGCGCTGCAGGAGGGGCACGTCGTCACCGTGGAGCCAGGACTCTACTACCCGGGCCTGGGGGCGGTCCGCATCGAGGACATGGTGTTGGTGACCGGGGACGGCTGCCGGAACCTCACGAACTTTCCGAAGACGTTCGAACTAGATGACTCTGGCTAGAGGCATGGGGCAAAAGGCAACGGGGGGAGAACCCTCTCGCCTCGAGCCCCTCGCCACGTGCCTAGCGATAGCCCATGCGCCTGACCTTCACGATCGCGCGGTTCAATCCGGAAACGGACAGCCGTCCGCACGAGGAGGAGTATCGCCTCGAAGTCAGCCGGGGCATGACCGTTCTGGAAGCCCTCATCCGCATCAAGAACGAGCAGGACGGCTCTCTGGCCCTGCGCTATTCCTGCCGGTCGGCGATCTGCGGCTCTTGCGCCATGGAGATCAACGGATCGGAGAAGCTGGCCTGCAAGACTTCCGTCCGGCGCGAATTGGAACGCCACGAGCGGCTGCGGATCGCCCCGCTCAAGAACCTGCCGGTCATCAAGGACCTGATCGTGGACATGACCTCCTTCTGGGGCAAGATCCGCGAGGTGACGCCGTGGCTCATGCCGGCGTCGCAGCCCGGAACGGAGCCGCCGGCCGGCCAGATGGCGCTTCCGCCGGCCAGCTATCAATTCCACAACGTGGACGCTTGCATCATGTGCGGAGCCTGCGTGGCGTCCTGCACGTCCCACGAAGTCTCCCGGCGATTCCTGGGTCCGGCCGCCCTGGCCAAGGCGGAGCGGTTCCTGGCCGATCCCCGCGAGTCGCCGGCTTCCAAGCGACAGCGGCTGGCGGAGATGGAGGAGGAGCACGGGATCTGGGACTGTACCCGCTGCAACTTCTGCGTGCAGGTGTGTCCCAAGGACGTCAAGCCGATGGAGGCGATCGTTCGGCTGCGCCGTGCCGCCATCGAAGCGGGATTCGATTCGACCGGCGGGGCCCGTCACATCACGGGCTTTCTGGACATCGTGCGGCGGGAAGGCCGCCTGAACGAGGCCCGGATGCCGCTCAAGGTGGTCGGCTTCAGCTTCAGGCGCCTGCTCCACGTTGTGCCGCTGGGGCTCAGGATGTGGCTCAAGGGAAAGGTGCCCAATCCTCTGTCTCCTCCGATCGCCGGCATCGCCCAGGTGCGCACGATCTTCCGCGGCCTGCGCCGCTCCGCGAACCCGGCCAACCCGGCGGCATGAAAGCCGTGCGCCCGTGACCAGTCGGTTTCGGTTCCTCGATGACGTCGCGCTGGCCGACTCGGCCTTCGAGGCCAGCGGGGATTCGCCTTCCGAGCTCTTTCAGGCGGCCGCACGCGCGGTGATCGAGACCATGGTGAACCCGCTCACGGTCACTCCCGCCTGGCGCCGCGCGATCGAGCGTCAGGCACCGGACCCGGCCTCTCTGCTGTTCGACTGGCTCTCCGACCTCGTCTATCTCAAGGATGCGGAAGGGATCGCGTTTCACGATGTGGACGTCGCCGTCGTCCAGGGTCCCGGAGGCGACTGGCGGCTCCGGGGGACGGTGACCGGCGAGCCGATCGACCAGGGTCGCCACGAGCTGCGCGCCGACGTGAAGGCGGTCACCAAGCACCTGTACGAGGTCCGGCAGGAAGGCACCCGGTGGACCGCGCGGGTGGTCTTGGACATCTGACGTTCTGGAGAAACCTGGGAAATGAAATTGAACACGGCCATGGCGGTCAACCGGGTCACGGACGAGATCTGGGAGATCCCGCCGTCCGAAAAGCCCGGCATGCTCGTACCGGCCAGGATCTATGCGACCGAGGCGATCCTGTCCAGCATGGACAGCGGGGTGTTCGACCAGGTGACGAACGTCGCCTGCCTCCCGGGCATCCGCCGCTACGCCCTCTGCATGCCGGACGGCCACTGGGGCTACGGATTCCCCATCGGCGGCGTGGCCGCCATGGACGTGCGCGACGGGGTCATCTCGCCGGGCGGGATCGGCTTCGACGTGAACTGCGGGATGAGGCTGATCCGGACCGACCTGACCCTCTCCGACGTTCAACCCCGCCTGGACCAGCTCATGACCGAGCTCTTCCGCAAGGTGCCGGCCGGGGTCGGCTCACGGGGGTTCGTGCGGCTGAACCGCCAGGAGTTCGAGAACGTCATGACCGACGGAGCCCGCTGGTGCATCGCCCGCGGCTACGGCTGGCACGAGGACCTGGCCCGCATCGAAGAGCAAGGCTGCATCCCCGGCGCCGACCCGTCCAAGGTGAGCGACCATGCGGTCGAGCGAGGCATCAGCCAACTGGGCACCCTGGGATCGGGCAACCACTATCTGGAAGTGCAGGTCGCCTCCAGCGATCGGATCTTCGACCCGGCCACCGCCTCCGCCCTGGGAATCACCGGACACGACCAGATCGTCGTCATGGTCCATTGCGGCTCCCGCGGCTTCGGGCACCAGGTGGCAACCGACTACTTGAAGACCTTCGAGAAGGCCATGCGCCGCTACGGCATCACGGTCAAGGACCAGCAGCTCGCCTGCGCGCCCTTCCACTCGCCGGAGGGTCAGGACTATTTCGCCGCGATGAACTGCGCCGCCAACAGCGCCTTCGCCAACCGCCAGATCATCACGCACCAGATTCGGGAGGCCTTTCGCACCGTCTTCGGCAAGTCCGCCGAGGAGATGGGCCTGCAGATCGTGTACGACGTGGCCCACAACATCGCCAAGGTCGAGCGGTACGAGGAGGGCGAACTGGTGGTCCACCGAAAGGGGGCCACTCGGGCGTTCGGCCCGGGCCGGCCCGAGCTGCCGGACCTGTACCGGCAGATCGGCCAGCCGGTGATCTGCGGCGGTTCCATGGAAACCGGCTCCTACCTCCTGGTCGGCACCGACCGGGCCATGCAGGAGACCTTCGGCTCCACCATGCACGGCTCCGGGCGGACCATGTCGCGCGCTCAGGCCAAGCGGTCGGTCCGCGGCGAACAGCTCAAGCAGCAGATGCAGAAGCGGGGCATCATCGTGAAGGCCGTCTCCATGTCCGGTCTGGCCGAGGAGGCGGGCTTCGCCTACAAGAACATCTCGGATGTGGTGGAAACCGTCCACCAGGCCGGCATCACCAGGAAGGTGGCCGAGCTGCGGCCAATCGGAAACATCAAAGGGTAGGCCGGGCGCTGGCGCTAGGTCGCGCGCTCACTGCTCGGAGCGGAGATGCTGCGGCTGTTCTTCCAAAGCCTGGAGCAGAACCTGGGACCGGCCTTCGCACAGGCTTCCTGGACGCTCTACGGCGCAGGCTTCGTGCTCCTGATCGTGACGATTCTGGCCCCAGCCTGGCGGGTATGGATGGAGTCGGCCACGGTCCGCGTCGGACTCGAGCAGCGTTGGGTGATGACCTGTCCCCGCTGCAGCAACTTGGTCATCGTCGCCGGTCCCACTTGCAGCCGCTGCCAGGCGGACCTCGGGATTCCCTGGGCCGTCCGCCTCTGGGCCTCCGCCACTCGCACCGATCGGAGCCCATGGGCCAGGCGGCTCCGCTGGACCTGGCACTTGCTCGGCGTCCTCCTGCTGATCGTGCTCGCGCTCTGGTTCGTCGCCGCCACGGATGCCCTGACCCCGCAGGGAGCCCTCCACCGGCTCCTGCTCGGCCTGGCCCTGATCGCCCTGGCAGTCTTCGGTTGGCTGAGCGGTCGGGCTCTCGGCCTGTCCTCGCGGGGGATCGTGAATCGCCTACGCGACGGAGTCCTGGCCGTGGCATCGGTCGGGCTCCTCGCCGGCACCCTGTTTCTGGCCGATGCAGCCAGGGCATCCAACGACCGATCCCTGGCCTACTTCACTGCGACCGACGGCGCCGTCCGTTTCGCCGACCGCATCATCCCCCTGTCGGCGGGGGAAATCGGCATCGAATACCTCCAGCTCGATCACGAGAGCCTGGGTTACCATCGCATCGTGCCATTGTCCTTCGTCGGCGCCGACCGGGTCCCGTTCCCCAGAAGCGTCGTCGGCCGGTGGTGCATCAACCACCTCCGCGACCAGGCGGAGGCGCTCGCCGGTTACGGGCTCTCGGTCCGGCTGCGCACCGACCGGACGCGGATAGCTCCTGGCCAGGCCTACGAAGTCGTCCAGCGGGGCGGGCAGGTCATGATCAAGAGGGCGGAGGAGGCCCACCCTTCGGCGGTGCACAGCTAACCCAAGGAGAATCCCATGATGGCGTCCGTCTTGAACTGGCTCTATTTCCTGCTGATCGGACTCCTGGCCGGCTGGATTGCCGGCAAGCTGATGAAGGGGAAAGGCTTCGGATTGGTCGGGAACCTCGTTGTCGGCGCACTCGGCGCGCTGGTGGGAGGCTTTCTCTTCGACGTGCTCGGGTTCACCGCCTATGGCTTCGCTGCGTCGTTGGTCATGGCCGTCGTGGGCGCCATCGTGCTCCTGGTCCTGGTCGGATTCATTAAACGGGCGTGAGGAACGGTGTTCGCGTCATCCGCTGCCTCTGTTCTCGTACCGGAGCCTCATGGTAAACATGCCCCGGCGGCGAAGTCACGGGCCTGAGTCGCATGAGTCACTGGATCGTCATCCTCGCCATTTCGGTCGGCCTCCTGGTCGTCTACGCGCTGGTGTTCTACCTCTCCAGCCTGCTCGCGCGCGGCTCCCTGTTTCGGATCAAGCTTTCGTATTTCTTCGAGTCCGTCTTGCCCCAACCTAAAGCCGGACCGGCCAGGTCGAAGAGCGACGCGGCCCCCGCTCCTCCCGCCCCGAGCAACCGGCGCAAGGCCGAGTCGGCCAGGCCCGCTCCTCGCCCCGAAGCTGCGGCTCCGTCCCCCAGCGAGCCTCAGGCCCCTGCGCCCCCGCCGCCGAAGAAACAGGGCATCGTCATGCGAAGAATGCCCAAGCCGAGCGCGGCGCCGTTCACGCTTCGCGACGCCCGGGAGGCAGCCGCCTCCCAGCAGCGGGTCTGGGTGAAGTTCACGAACGATTTCAACCGGGATGACGAGGACAAACTCGAAATCTACCGAGCCACGCGCGGCGGAAGCCTGTTCGTCTGGTTCTGCTACGAACGGAAGCGAGGCACGCTCCGGCGGAATCGCATCACGGCCTGGCAGCTTCTCGAGGAGCGGTTCGATCGGTCCGCGCACCTGGCGGAATGGGCCCGCTGGCAAGGGCTGAAGGGGTTGCCGCATCGGATGGCGGCATTGCTGCGGCGGCAGCCCTAGCCCACCTTTGCGGAGATGCGCGGGCGGGGAGTAAGGGGGGGGAGGTGACCCCATGGCGATGGGTGAGTCGCGCAGAGGCAGGTTTCGGCTGGCGCCGGAGGGAGAACCGCCCATGCGGCAGGTTCTGGAAGGGGCGTTGAAAGAATTCCGACAGGCCCTCGTGGATCGCGGCGTCTACAGAAAAGACCACCAGAACCTGGAACGGGCGTTCAACGGAGCCAGGGACTTCGTGGACTTCCTGCTGGAAGGACCCTGGGCCCTGGAGCGAGGACGGCGTCGCCCGAAGATCCGATGCCCCCCATGACTTCTCCCCAGCCTCCCGCTATACTGCGAGCCAGCGACCGGACGTGACGGAGGAACCGTGCCGTTGAAGTACGCGCTCTATCCGGGCTGTGCCGCCAAGGGGGCGACTCCGGAGCTCTACCAGTCCACCATGGCCATCGTCGGCCGGCTAGGGATAGACGTGGTCGAGCTGACCGCCTCGTCCTGCTGCGGGGCCGGCGTGATCGGAGAGGGGGAGCCGGAAGTCGCCCTGGCCTTGAGCGCCAGGACCTTCGCCCAGGCGGAGCAGCTCGGCCTGGACATCATGACGATCTGCGGCACTTGCCAGGGCGTCATGGGTTCGGCGAACAAACGACTCAAGGGCGACAGGGCATTGCTGGACCGGATCAACCAAGTGCTGGAGCGGGACGGGCTCCGTTACAGCGGGAAGGTCCAGGTCAAGCACCTGCTCTGGATCGTCGTACGGGAAGTCGGGCTCGCCAAGCTGGCCGCGGAGGTCAGGACCCCGATGGACCAGTTCCGGATCGCCCCCTTCTACGGGTGCTACATCCTGCGGCCCTCCTGGGATGTCGGGTTCGACGATCCGGAAAACCCCACGTCGCTGGAGAAGGTCATTCGGACCGTGAAGGGCGAGCCGGTGGCCTACGCAGGCCGGACCAAATGTTGCGGGTTCCCGATCATCCTCGAAAAGGAAGCCATTGCGGTGGCGATGGCCGGGCAGAACATGAAGGAGGCCAAGGACGGAGGAGCGGACTTCATGGTCACCCCCTGTCCGCTCTGCCACATGAGCCTGGACATCTATCAGGACCGGGCGGGACGGGCGGTCAACGCCAGGCTCAGCCTGCCGATCCTGCACCTGCCGCAACTGCTCGGGCTGGCCATGGGAATCCCGGCCAAGGATCTGGGGGTCTCCCGACACCTTGTCCCGGCAGACTCCATCATCCACACGATCGAGCGGCACCAGGCCGACCAGAAGCCATCCTCGAGGAGCCTGATACGATGAAAATCGTGAAACTCTCAGATTATCATCAGTTTAGCTCTGAAAAGATGAAGAAGAACAATATCTTTCAGACGCCCAGATTTTTCTGCGACGTCTACTGCTTCGAGCCGGGCCAGGAACAGAAGGG
It contains:
- a CDS encoding RtcB family protein, whose translation is MKLNTAMAVNRVTDEIWEIPPSEKPGMLVPARIYATEAILSSMDSGVFDQVTNVACLPGIRRYALCMPDGHWGYGFPIGGVAAMDVRDGVISPGGIGFDVNCGMRLIRTDLTLSDVQPRLDQLMTELFRKVPAGVGSRGFVRLNRQEFENVMTDGARWCIARGYGWHEDLARIEEQGCIPGADPSKVSDHAVERGISQLGTLGSGNHYLEVQVASSDRIFDPATASALGITGHDQIVVMVHCGSRGFGHQVATDYLKTFEKAMRRYGITVKDQQLACAPFHSPEGQDYFAAMNCAANSAFANRQIITHQIREAFRTVFGKSAEEMGLQIVYDVAHNIAKVERYEEGELVVHRKGATRAFGPGRPELPDLYRQIGQPVICGGSMETGSYLLVGTDRAMQETFGSTMHGSGRTMSRAQAKRSVRGEQLKQQMQKRGIIVKAVSMSGLAEEAGFAYKNISDVVETVHQAGITRKVAELRPIGNIKG
- a CDS encoding GlsB/YeaQ/YmgE family stress response membrane protein, which codes for MASVLNWLYFLLIGLLAGWIAGKLMKGKGFGLVGNLVVGALGALVGGFLFDVLGFTAYGFAASLVMAVVGAIVLLVLVGFIKRA
- a CDS encoding MFS transporter, producing MDALRPSHTRWTILALLLAISVVTYVDRVNISVTARQMMPALGLTELEMGQAFSAFVLGYALFQIPGGWLGDRWGPRLVLTLAMLWWSLFTALTAVAATLPIAGLVGGLGALVLVRFLMGAGEAAALPNFNRAVANWLAPGERGLGIGIAIGGLGVGSALTPPLTAWIMVNFGWRMAFYLAGGVGALVAALWFFYARDRPGDHPRVNRAEAALIEAGPAQDRPGQAVPWRTFARTPTVWWLVLSYTCLGYVAYVYLSWFYLYLVNVRGFGVLRGAWFAAAPFAAITLFCPLGGWATDRLAATWGVNRGRALVGAAGMLLSSLSILFGAFLESPSFAITLLSLGAGWLYFAAGAYWSSTVDLSQPHAGTLSGLMNTGANLGGSLSPMLTPWLAEQVGWAAALGVAASVALLGGLMWLRIKPGDGLCLKARG
- the sdhB gene encoding succinate dehydrogenase iron-sulfur subunit, which produces MRLTFTIARFNPETDSRPHEEEYRLEVSRGMTVLEALIRIKNEQDGSLALRYSCRSAICGSCAMEINGSEKLACKTSVRRELERHERLRIAPLKNLPVIKDLIVDMTSFWGKIREVTPWLMPASQPGTEPPAGQMALPPASYQFHNVDACIMCGACVASCTSHEVSRRFLGPAALAKAERFLADPRESPASKRQRLAEMEEEHGIWDCTRCNFCVQVCPKDVKPMEAIVRLRRAAIEAGFDSTGGARHITGFLDIVRREGRLNEARMPLKVVGFSFRRLLHVVPLGLRMWLKGKVPNPLSPPIAGIAQVRTIFRGLRRSANPANPAA
- a CDS encoding CoB--CoM heterodisulfide reductase iron-sulfur subunit B family protein; this translates as MPLKYALYPGCAAKGATPELYQSTMAIVGRLGIDVVELTASSCCGAGVIGEGEPEVALALSARTFAQAEQLGLDIMTICGTCQGVMGSANKRLKGDRALLDRINQVLERDGLRYSGKVQVKHLLWIVVREVGLAKLAAEVRTPMDQFRIAPFYGCYILRPSWDVGFDDPENPTSLEKVIRTVKGEPVAYAGRTKCCGFPIILEKEAIAVAMAGQNMKEAKDGGADFMVTPCPLCHMSLDIYQDRAGRAVNARLSLPILHLPQLLGLAMGIPAKDLGVSRHLVPADSIIHTIERHQADQKPSSRSLIR
- a CDS encoding archease, producing MTSRFRFLDDVALADSAFEASGDSPSELFQAAARAVIETMVNPLTVTPAWRRAIERQAPDPASLLFDWLSDLVYLKDAEGIAFHDVDVAVVQGPGGDWRLRGTVTGEPIDQGRHELRADVKAVTKHLYEVRQEGTRWTARVVLDI
- a CDS encoding AsmA-like C-terminal domain-containing protein produces the protein MTWFGGGVTVRFRPVLLGFLAALLAAAAVVALFFYNPDSLKDLLLPQVEAQIGRKIEVGEARFAIFPRIHLDLSDVVVRDVDPSRPFFKAKRLDLVLRSTPLMRLRVVVKRLLIDQPEITLRRDETGRWNFMAPPTSGPGGAQPATSPFGLAMAVQETSITNGALTLHDEFRPDGIRSLHLRTIDVHMTTGSREALAQVRFSGTLPSEHGTSSLSLSGKLRQAKTPMRIEQADGPPASPSVQFEGAVEALNLDIRQMADLFGPRPVPAQLHGAANLRGSLTVTPGVAGYDLVLSEMRAELAHLAIAGQGGISGLMTQHPTFSATVASSPVDLDRLFEWFPAQWLGPKLPEILERQRIGGIVQIVQATVTGTSVPDPQISMSGEFRVQEGRARIGKDAAPVQHLNATVLVEPGRVRIADITGEYDRIAVRRGSATVTLADAAPWLELAIGGDMAAADLIPTLTGSVGSSGLGKTLAGLRDIQGRTEIAFQLAGPLSEEGELAFTGGEFAPQHVSFRSADLPEPVTGLTGRIRYSPKRVEFDDVKARIGKGQVEVRGAIALQGAATFQSFTVQAKAEPALIVRLFPAASKALSSLHGTIVGSAILSGPTAAPSFKGAIDLKEASWNLPGTVQKPAGTPASIEFEAALSRKRELAVNRLDFLFPPVRLTSNGKIRLGSKFAINAAFLSGPIAVDALPAGLSLGGLEAGILEVALDVKGRGTNWKNWQYHGWVAVTNGRIAAKGLDAPLSNLYLRLKLLRNGADVKMLSFTMKDSDVRLSGTIRDWNKVPTYALQLNSSQFDLDLLIPKGERSPVRDALEELAATSRLAADISIERGLYRTLALTNLSWRLAIQEGTLDVDRISGQSEGSQISGRLLVHLPKRRPAEASVWLKTTDLPYAKVLELLGDQDRQVSGTLTLAAQVTGSGKDPKGPAHSLNGKIDLSLRQGRILRGTVIPKIIKILNLPALLQGKVDLTNDGLSFEAVTGTLTIQNGQFATQNLVMDSPVVKMSAAGNYDLPTDRLDGVVVVSPLGSYSNLVESIPLFGKLFAGERRGILTALFEVKGPLKDPEVKYLPLQSLTTGLTGVAHLAFDVLKNTLLLPKNLLAPDEEGAAAPQAGPKDGDQASPPTNQ
- a CDS encoding Xaa-Pro peptidase family protein; translation: MTVERATLMIAASEADSNLYYATKFVAPDPFIFLEIKGERLLVMSDLELDRARSQASVDRVLSYTEIERKLRAQGVAEPTSADVAHAVLQEHGIACLMVPGSFPYLHATRLQALGYRLETKKEPFFERRVIKTEEEVRHIEAAQRATEEAVAAAHAALRSATVRDGSLWLDGEPLTSERVKKLINVKLMERDCVAQHTIVAGGEQACDPHHEGSGPLPAHRSIIFDVFPRSSVSRYFADMSRTVIRGKPSPELARLYRTVKDAQEEAIAQIRDGADGARIHQRICERFDEAGYKTGLVNGRMQGYFHGTGHGVGLDIHEPPRISRTGSALQEGHVVTVEPGLYYPGLGAVRIEDMVLVTGDGCRNLTNFPKTFELDDSG